Sequence from the Streptomyces mobaraensis NBRC 13819 = DSM 40847 genome:
CGGATCAACCGCTGGCGCTCGGTGCGCCACTGGATACCGGTGTTCGGGGCGATGCGGCGGATGCTGGCCGAACTCGACCGGGATCCGTCCGCCGGGCTGCTGGGGTACCGGCTCCTGACGGCCGGGCCGCGGGAGTACACGGTGCTGCAGTACTGGGAGTCGCGCGAGAAGCTGCTCGCCTACGCGGCCGACGGGGACCGGCCGCACCGGCCGGCGTGGGCCGCTTTCAACCGGCGGGCGCGGGGGGCGGCGGGGCGGGTGGGGATCTGGCACGAGACGTACGTCGTGCCGGAGGGGGCGTACGAGACGGTCTACAGCGGGATGCCGCGGCATGGGCTCGGGGCCGCTTACGGGGTCGAGCCCGTGGCCCGGCGGGGCGAGCGGGCCGCGGAGCGGCTGGCTGCGCCTGCGGCGGGCTGAGCCCCGGTCCCGCCCTTTCACCGTTTCTTGCGGGGGCGGGCCCGCGCACCCCCGAAACCGCGCTCCGCGCGGTTGTCCTCAAGCGCCGGACGGGCTGACTTTCAGCCCGTCCGGCGCTTGAGGACGAGCGGCGGAGCCGCGAAAGGGGGGCTGGGGGCTTGCCCCCAGGAAACGGCGAATGGGGGTGCCCCCTCTGGGGGAGGGACCGGGGCACCCTCACCCGTTGCGCCGCAACGCCTCCGTCAGCCGCACCGCCGCGTCCAGCACCGCCTGAGCGTGCATCCGGCCGGGATGACGAGTAAGGCGCTCGATCGGCCCGGACACCGACACGGCCGCCACCACCCGATTCGAAGGCCCCCGCACCGGCGCGGAGACGGACGCCACACCCGGCTCCCGCTCCCCGATCGACTGCGCCCAACCCCGCCGCCGCACACCCGAAAGCGCCGTGGCCGTGAAGCGAGCCCCCTGCAGCCCGCGGTGCAACCGCTCCGGTTCCTCCCAGGCCATGAGGACCTGGGCGGCCGAGCCGGCCTTCATGGGGAGGGTGGAGCCGACGGGGACCGTGTCCCGCAGTCCGGACAGCCGTTCCGCCGCGGCGACGCAGATGCGCATGTCGCCCTGGCGCCGGTAGAGCTGGGCGCTCTCGCCCGTCACGTCCCGGAGGTGCGTGAGCACCGGGCCCGCCGTGGCCAGCAGCCGGTCCTCGCCGGCCGCCGCCGCGAGTTCGCTCAGCCGCGGGCCGAGGATGAACCGGCCCTGCATGTCGCGCGCCACCATGCGGTGGTGCTCCAGGGCCACCGCGAGCCGGTGCGCCGTCGGACGCGCCAGCCCGGTGGCCGTCACCAGCCCGGCGAGCGTCGCCGGACCCGACTCCAGGGCGCTCAGCACCAGGGCCGCTTTGTCGAGTACGCCCACTCCGCTCGAGGCGCCACCAGAATTGTCCATGCAACGATACTCGCGTCTCACACTATGAAACGCAAGTTCACGTTTT
This genomic interval carries:
- a CDS encoding DUF4188 domain-containing protein — translated: MGKSPIAGRVTAAAEGDVVVFLIGMRINRWRSVRHWIPVFGAMRRMLAELDRDPSAGLLGYRLLTAGPREYTVLQYWESREKLLAYAADGDRPHRPAWAAFNRRARGAAGRVGIWHETYVVPEGAYETVYSGMPRHGLGAAYGVEPVARRGERAAERLAAPAAG
- the ndgR gene encoding IclR family transcriptional regulator NdgR, coding for MDNSGGASSGVGVLDKAALVLSALESGPATLAGLVTATGLARPTAHRLAVALEHHRMVARDMQGRFILGPRLSELAAAAGEDRLLATAGPVLTHLRDVTGESAQLYRRQGDMRICVAAAERLSGLRDTVPVGSTLPMKAGSAAQVLMAWEEPERLHRGLQGARFTATALSGVRRRGWAQSIGEREPGVASVSAPVRGPSNRVVAAVSVSGPIERLTRHPGRMHAQAVLDAAVRLTEALRRNG